The following coding sequences are from one Musa acuminata AAA Group cultivar baxijiao chromosome BXJ1-6, Cavendish_Baxijiao_AAA, whole genome shotgun sequence window:
- the LOC135677778 gene encoding uncharacterized protein LOC135677778: MHAYGLVLEQKDQELRRSYSDMVAESEKKLMMDAETRSNEVESVKCECCGMSQDCTRIYIERIKAFFCGHWVCGLCSEAVKEEMRLRPAVAMEEAMRAHMALCKGFNRSRLNPQLSLASAMRDIARKSLQHRTSDEFFASEARRTTSCKFRRASFQ; the protein is encoded by the coding sequence atgcatgcttatgGTTTGGTGTTGGAACAGAAGGATCAAGAGCTACGGAGGTCATACTCCGACATGGTGGCGGAGAGCGAGAAGAAGCTGATGATGGATGCGGAGACGAGGAGCAATGAAGTGGAGAGCGTAAAGTGCGAGTGCTGCGGGATGTCACAGGACTGCACCCGCATCTACATCGAGCGAATCAAGGCCTTCTTCTGCGGCCACTGGGTGTGCGGCCTTTGCTCCGAGGCGGTGAAGGAGGAGATGCGCCTGCGTCCTGCTGTGGCAATGGAAGAAGCTATGCGGGCTCACATGGCCCTCTGCAAGGGATTCAACCGCAGCAGGCTCAACCCGCAGCTGTCGTTGGCCAGTGCGATGCGGGACATCGCGAGGAAGAGCCTGCAGCACCGGACCTCCGATGAGTTCTTTGCGTCGGAGGCGAGGAGAACCACGAGCTGCAAATTCCGGCGGGCCTCCTTTCAGTga